Proteins from a genomic interval of Sphingobacterium sp. SYP-B4668:
- a CDS encoding AraC family transcriptional regulator, whose product MICSVGMDYILYYFAVKELKNKKVGFDGELCLVVPPIVVKQNSIAKISGNFYISDIGYYPKAKNHYRQRETGCAEHILIHCVDGKGEVWIGKSFYRIQANNYVVIPAHTPHTYQADTHDPWTIYWIHFGGMQVLDIVNGIFKNMLTNRNSLVFGEEMRAVFEKMYALLLKGYGREIMECIALTLPYYLSGYLHREVSSNWNVDAKEDIINNSILYLKSNFSSKVSLQDIAHNSNLSISHFSKLFKARTGYSPIEYLNHLKIQKACHMLQFSENRISQISCDLGFEDQYYFSRLFKDHMGISPSHYRNRFKLDEHFV is encoded by the coding sequence ATGATATGTTCCGTAGGAATGGATTATATTCTTTATTATTTTGCTGTGAAGGAACTTAAAAATAAGAAAGTTGGTTTTGATGGCGAGTTGTGTCTCGTGGTGCCACCAATAGTGGTGAAGCAGAATAGTATCGCTAAAATTTCGGGTAATTTCTATATCAGCGATATTGGCTACTATCCAAAGGCCAAAAATCACTATCGCCAACGAGAAACGGGATGTGCAGAGCATATTCTCATCCATTGTGTAGACGGAAAGGGGGAGGTGTGGATTGGAAAGAGCTTCTACCGTATTCAGGCTAATAATTACGTCGTCATTCCAGCTCATACTCCACATACGTACCAAGCGGATACACATGACCCCTGGACCATTTATTGGATTCATTTTGGCGGAATGCAGGTCCTTGATATTGTCAACGGGATTTTTAAGAATATGCTGACCAATCGCAACTCATTGGTTTTTGGTGAAGAGATGAGAGCTGTTTTTGAGAAGATGTATGCTTTACTGTTAAAAGGTTACGGGCGGGAGATTATGGAGTGTATCGCCCTGACATTACCTTACTACCTCAGTGGCTATCTGCATCGAGAGGTTTCTAGTAATTGGAACGTCGATGCAAAAGAGGACATCATCAACAATTCCATTCTGTATCTCAAATCGAATTTCAGCAGCAAAGTAAGCTTGCAAGATATAGCCCATAACAGTAACCTCTCTATCTCTCATTTTTCAAAACTTTTTAAAGCACGCACAGGTTACTCACCCATTGAGTATCTTAACCATTTGAAAATACAAAAGGCTTGCCATATGCTACAATTTTCAGAAAATAGAATCTCCCAGATATCTTGCGACCTTGGATTTGAAGACCAATACTATTTTTCTAGATTGTTTAAGGATCATATGGGGATATCCCCTTCTCACTATCGAAACAGGTTTAAGTTGGATGAACATTTTGTTTAA